The genomic window GCACTCATCTTGTCTTCCCGACCGCGGCAAGCTCGCGCGGGAAATCAGTTCGGGGCCGGTCGTCCGGATCGCACGGCTGGCGGACGCCTCCCCTTCATCCTAAGTTAACCCCTCTCTGGCCGTTTGAGGCCGATTTTCGGGAGGGTGTCCCAGTGGGCGTGGTGGTCCAGAAGTTCGCGGGTCGAGTGTCAAGGACGCGGAACGGATGACGGAGGCGGCCCGCAAGGCGATCCGCGCCAAACATGCCGGCAATCACGTGATTGTGGTGGTCAGCGCCCAGGGCAGCACGACCGACGACCTGATCGCCAAGGCGGCCGAGATCACCGCCCGCCCGTCCCCCCGGGAGATGGACACGCTGCTCGCGACCGGCGAACAAATCTCCTGCGCGCTGGCGGCGATGGCCGTCCACGAACTCGGCGAAAAGGCGATCAGCTTCACCGGCCCGCAGATCGGTATCGTCACCGACAGCACCCACCGCAAGGCCCGGATCAAGAAGATCGACACCCACCGGCTCCGCGAGGCGCTGGACGACGGGAACATTGTGATCGTAGCCGGGTTCCAGGGGATGGACGAACTCGAAGACATCACGACCCTCGGCCGCGGCGGGTCGGACACGACGGCCGTCGCCGTGGCCGCCGCCATGAAGTTGGCCGGGTACGAGGTCGAGTGCGAGATTTACACGGACGTCGACGGCGTCTACACGACCGACCCGCGGGTGGTGCCGGACGCCCGCAAGATGGACGCGATCAGCTACGACGAGATGCTCGAAATGGCGAGCATGGGGGCCGGAGTCATGCACTCCCGGTCGATCGAGTTCGCCAAGAAGTTCGACGTCCCCCTCATGGTCCGCAACGCCCGATCGGACGCGATCGGGACGTGGATCGTCCCGACGGCCGCGTGGATGGGCGAGATCCCGGTCTGCGGCGCGGCCCTCGCGGCCGACGAGGCCCGGATCGCGCTGGAGGGCGTCCCGGACCAGCCGGGCGTCAGCCACAAGATCTTCTCGGCCCTCGCGGCGGCCAACATCGCGGTCGACATGATCGCTCAAAGCGTCGGCCGCGCGGGCCGGGCGACGATCGGGTTCACCGTCATCAACACCGACCTCGATCGGACGATCAAGACGCTCAAGCCGATCGTCGCCGAACTCGGGGCGACCCTGGTTCAGATCGGGAAGGTGAGCAAGGTGTCGGTGGTCGGGGCGGGGATGCGAACGGTTAGCGGGGTGGCCGAGAAGATGTTCAACGCCCTCGCGGCGGAGGGCATCAACCTCAAAATGGTCACGACCGGGGACATCAAGATCAGCGTGCTGATCGAAGAAGACGCGGCCGACCTGGTCCTCGAACCCGGGGACGCGCCGACGGAAAAGGTCAAGAAATCTCACGAGGATGCCAAGAAAGCTATTATCGGCCGCCGCGCTCTCCGGGCGGTCCACGCGGCGTTCGGCCTCGCCAAGCCCCGCAAGGGGGCCGGCGACAACACGCCGGCTATCGGGTACAAGCCCCGCTCGGCCCCGCTCGTCGAGGCCGCGGCCAAGGACCGCGAGTCGGCCGTGGCCCGGTTGGACGGCATGGAAGACGTGCTCGTGAGCGGCGTCCACCTCAACACCGACCAGAGCCGGATCACGATCTTCGACCTGCCGGACGTGCCCGGAAACTGCGCCCGGGTGTTCAACGCGGTCGCCTCGGGCGGGACGCTGGTGGACATGATCGTCCAGAATATGACTGCCCCCGGACGGGCCGAGTTGTCGTTCACGGTGCCCAAAGTCGACCTGGCTCACGCCCTGCAGCGAACGCAAGACGTCGTCCGCGCACTCGACTCCGTCGCGCGGGTGGTCGGCGACGCCGACGTCGCAGTCCTGTACGTCCTCGGCGTCGGCATGCGGACGCACACGGGCGTGGCCCGGAACATGTTCGGGGCGCTGGCCCAAAAGGGCATCAACATCCGGATGATTAACACGAGCGAGGTGTGTATCGGCGTGGTCGTCGAATCCGCCCGCGGCGACGAAGCGCTGGCCTGCCTGAAAGCGGTGTTCAGGGTGAAGTGAATTCACGCCTGGCGCATCTCGCGTTTAAAATCCGGGCTGTGGTACGCCGACATGAACCTTCACGGTTTATTGATAGCCCCGACAGGCGAACGCCAGCCGCTGGCGGTATCTGCCGCCGTAATCCGGTTGGGGCGCGATCCCGAATGCGAGATCTGCGTCGACGCAGCCCTGTATTCTAATGTCTCGTCCGTTCACGCTCGTATTGACCAGTCGGCGGCTGGGTTTTTGCTAACGCATTTGAGCAAGAGTAACAAGACGTTGCTCAACGGCAGCCCACTTAGCGGGCTCACGCCGATTAAAGCGGGCGACAAAATCCGCCTGGGCTATACCGGCCCGACCGTACAAATCCTGCTCGTCGCCGTACTCATGGTCATGGTGTTCGGGCGGTTGCCCGACATCGACAACCCCATCGAGCGCGGCCAAAAAACGGTGAGTTTGTTATTCCTGCTCGCCGTGTCGAGTTTCTGGCTCGGTTGCAACAATTCGGCCAAGGAGTTGGTTAAGGAGCGAATCATTTTCCTTCGGGAGCGCGACTTCAACCTCCGCGTCGACAGCTACTACCTGTCGAAATTTGTGGTCATGGTCGGGATCGGGTTGTTGCAGATCCTTCTCCTCCTCGGAATCGTCCGCGTGGCATGCGATCCCGCGGGGAGTCTGCTCGGTCAGAAGCTCATTCTCTCGCTCCTCGCCGTGACCGGGACGACGGTCGGGTTGTTCATCTCGTCCGCACCGCGGACGGAGGAGATCGCGACGGCCCTCGTTCCTGTGGCGGTGCTGCCGCAGATCGTTTTGGCAGGCGTCATCGCTCCCTTATCCAGCGCTCCCAAGTTCGTCGCAAAAGTGTTCATCACGTCCTACTCTGGTCAACGAAGTTTGGAATCCCTACTCCCCGCGGCCGATGTCGCCTTCCTGAAACGGGAAGACGCGATTGTCGTCGGGGCGCTCAGCTTTGTATTAGGCCACGTCGTTATCTTTTCCGCGCTGACCTACTACCTGTTGCTGCGGGGGTCTTCAAAATGAGGATCGGTTGTGGCGGCACGTTGGAAACGTGCCGCCACAACCGATGAGGCCGTCACGTACAAGTCGATGCTAGCCGATGAAACGCGGCCCACTGGGCTGACATTTTTCCGTGCAGGAATGTCCTGGTCCATCCACTGTCAACAAACGCGATTTAAGGTGCGAAAAGCGCAGAAACCCCCTCGGGCCCCGGTTTCGTGGCCCGGCGTCCCCTCCGCATTACGACTGGCGGTCGGACACGGCTCCCCTCCTACCCGGGGTACGGGGTTAGTCTGAGGTCGAAGGGGGAGGACCGATCCGCTCCGGGGATTAGCTTGTCAGGACCGCTGCGAGTGGCGGTCCACCGCGCTGGTCCTCCAGACACACCGCCGCGGTTGACGGTGATGGTCGAACGGACGCGCTCTGGGCGGAGGCAGGGCGTAAACATCCCGCCGCAATAGCCCCCCGCACCGGGGCTCGGCGCGGGTCTCCGACCCCGCCGTTCGGCCCGACCGCAGGTCTCCGGTCCACGGCGCGTGCCCCTCCGGTCGGTGTCTCGTGCGGCGTGCGTCGGGCGGGGATACCTGCGGTCGGGCCGAACGGCGGGGTCGGAGACCCGCGCCGAGCCGTCCCTCCCCGACCCCAAGCCCAGCCCAAAGAGCTTATGGGTACAACGAGGGTTCACACCCGGGGCACCGCCACCCCTTCCCGCGACCAAAACACCCCACACGCGAACGGTCGCGTCAAACGAGAAGTCTTCCCGTTTTCGGTGAATATCAGCATCATGTTACGCCGGCAAAAGCCCGTACTCCCGCAACGCGGCGACGACCTGTCGCCCGGCGGCCTTCCACGTGAACCCCTTGGCTCGTGCGGCCGACGCGGCTCCGAGTCGTTCGACTTCCGCTCGATCGGCGTACACCCGCCGCATCTGGGCAGCCAGCGAATCGTCGCTCGGCTCGGCCCAGTGGCCGGTGTAAATCTCGTTCCGCACCGGGACCAGCGTGTAGTCCACGGCGTACCCGATCGACGGGTCGAAGAACGCGGTCAGGCCGGTATGGCACGGGGTCACGAGCGGCCGCCCGCACGCCATCGCCTCAATCAGGTGGAGGCCAAATCCTTCACCGCACGACGCGTTCACGTAAGCCGTCAGCGACCGATACCAGTCCGCCAACTCGGCCATCGGGAGGGCGGCCCGGATCACGTCGACCCGGGGGTCGTCGTAGGTTTCGACGCCGGGCGAGCCGTGGCTGATCTTGACCCGCAGCCGGACGTCCGCTTCGGTCGGGAAGGCCCGGCGGAAGAGGTCGATCACCCGTTGGGCGTTCTTCCGCACGCCGCCGGCCGTCAGTGCCCCGGCTGTTCCGAACGTGCAGACCTCGGGGAACCCGCCGACCGGGTGGTAAACGAGTGGGTCGAAGCCGAGCGGGGCGACGGCGATCGGGGCCGTGATCCCGTCCGCCCGGAAACAGCCCGCCTGCCACTGACTCGGGACGATCACCAGCCCGGATTTGTTCAACTCCGAAACCCAGTGCGGGTCGAACCGGTCGGTTTCCCACATGGTCAGCACGGCCGAGGCGCGATCGAGCCCGAACCGCGGGACCAGGAACGGCGGTCCCATCACCAGTTGCGGGTCGCCGGCGCGCCGCGGGGCCGCGAGGGGCAGTAACCCGGGCGGGACGAGGTCGGCCCGGACGGCGGCCACGGGGTGCATCCGCAGGTCGGCCCCGGCCGACGCCAGCCCCTTGAGCAACGCGAACGCGACGTGGTCGTACCCGCCGATCCCGCGGACGTCGGCCCCCAGGAACAGCCGCCGGCCCTTGCCGGTCGGGGCCGGTCCCACGCGCCCGCGGTCGAGCAGCGGGCGGCCGTCCGGCGGGTACGCGAGGACCGGCTCGAGCAGGCTCCGCGGCCCTTCGGTCCCGCCCGTGACCCATGTTCCAAGGGCGGCCGGGGTCAGTTCGGAAGGTACGTCGTCGGGCAACCGCCTCGTCTTCGTCACCCAGACCGCGTTCGCCACCCCGTCGTCCGGTGCGTCCGTTCCCGTCGCGAGCGTCCCGGCGACCCGGCCGCCGAAGACCCCGATCCCCGGGTCGGCCTGGACCGACTTGGCGAAGTAGTAGAGGGCGTGCTCGGTCAGTTCGATCCCGGGCGGGAGGACCACGATGCGCTCGCAATCGGTCCGGGCCAGCGCCTGGGCCACGGCGGCGGCCCGCCCGGCAGACGCCGTCGCCCGAACGACCGTCACCCGCGGGTCGGCGGCGAGGGTCCGGGTCAGGTCCGCGACGATCGCGGGCGGGCCGGACGCCGCGACGAGCAGGTGCCAGTGCGGGTACATCTGCCGGCGGACCGAGTGGGCGGACAGCTGGGCGGCCTCGGCCGTCGGCCCGTCGACCGCGACGAGGACCGCGAACGGCGGCGGGTCGCTCATGGCGAGGACGGCGGCCCGGACGCGGTCGGCCTCGTCCGCCGGGAGCGCGTGCCGGCGCCGCCACCCGCCATCGATCTCGCCGACCTGATTGCCCCCGATCTGCATGACGCGGGCGTCTGTCAGCCCGCGGAGGAGCTTCGTGCCGAACTCGCGGAACCGGCCACTGAGGAGCATCCGGCCGCCCCGCTTGAGCGCGGGACCGAAGCATCGGTAAGCGAGGGTGAGCCGGACTTTCTCGCGGACCGCGCGGGCTATGGTAGACGGCCGGGACACCCGCCGGACGACGAAATCGGTGAGCGTCAGGCGACCCTCGGCGTGCCACACGTCGACCCGCACCCCGGCCGCCGGGCGGGTCAGGCGGATCATGAACGTCTCGCCGAAGCTCCGGTTCCACGCGAACGCCTCGCGGGCGGCCGGCCGCGAATCGCCGTCGCCCGGGTCGAACGTGACTTCGAGCCGCTTGCGAATGGTGAACCGGTCCGC from Fimbriiglobus ruber includes these protein-coding regions:
- a CDS encoding glycosyltransferase; translated protein: MSTASPIPTSEPPGRPAPVALLTLTDLAPGAGADAVGGEPGWAVAAPHVRFTAPGLLDPGWYEVRIGAASADRFTIRKRLEVTFDPGDGDSRPAAREAFAWNRSFGETFMIRLTRPAAGVRVDVWHAEGRLTLTDFVVRRVSRPSTIARAVREKVRLTLAYRCFGPALKRGGRMLLSGRFREFGTKLLRGLTDARVMQIGGNQVGEIDGGWRRRHALPADEADRVRAAVLAMSDPPPFAVLVAVDGPTAEAAQLSAHSVRRQMYPHWHLLVAASGPPAIVADLTRTLAADPRVTVVRATASAGRAAAVAQALARTDCERIVVLPPGIELTEHALYYFAKSVQADPGIGVFGGRVAGTLATGTDAPDDGVANAVWVTKTRRLPDDVPSELTPAALGTWVTGGTEGPRSLLEPVLAYPPDGRPLLDRGRVGPAPTGKGRRLFLGADVRGIGGYDHVAFALLKGLASAGADLRMHPVAAVRADLVPPGLLPLAAPRRAGDPQLVMGPPFLVPRFGLDRASAVLTMWETDRFDPHWVSELNKSGLVIVPSQWQAGCFRADGITAPIAVAPLGFDPLVYHPVGGFPEVCTFGTAGALTAGGVRKNAQRVIDLFRRAFPTEADVRLRVKISHGSPGVETYDDPRVDVIRAALPMAELADWYRSLTAYVNASCGEGFGLHLIEAMACGRPLVTPCHTGLTAFFDPSIGYAVDYTLVPVRNEIYTGHWAEPSDDSLAAQMRRVYADRAEVERLGAASAARAKGFTWKAAGRQVVAALREYGLLPA
- a CDS encoding ABC transporter permease; the encoded protein is MNLHGLLIAPTGERQPLAVSAAVIRLGRDPECEICVDAALYSNVSSVHARIDQSAAGFLLTHLSKSNKTLLNGSPLSGLTPIKAGDKIRLGYTGPTVQILLVAVLMVMVFGRLPDIDNPIERGQKTVSLLFLLAVSSFWLGCNNSAKELVKERIIFLRERDFNLRVDSYYLSKFVVMVGIGLLQILLLLGIVRVACDPAGSLLGQKLILSLLAVTGTTVGLFISSAPRTEEIATALVPVAVLPQIVLAGVIAPLSSAPKFVAKVFITSYSGQRSLESLLPAADVAFLKREDAIVVGALSFVLGHVVIFSALTYYLLLRGSSK
- a CDS encoding aspartate kinase, yielding MTEAARKAIRAKHAGNHVIVVVSAQGSTTDDLIAKAAEITARPSPREMDTLLATGEQISCALAAMAVHELGEKAISFTGPQIGIVTDSTHRKARIKKIDTHRLREALDDGNIVIVAGFQGMDELEDITTLGRGGSDTTAVAVAAAMKLAGYEVECEIYTDVDGVYTTDPRVVPDARKMDAISYDEMLEMASMGAGVMHSRSIEFAKKFDVPLMVRNARSDAIGTWIVPTAAWMGEIPVCGAALAADEARIALEGVPDQPGVSHKIFSALAAANIAVDMIAQSVGRAGRATIGFTVINTDLDRTIKTLKPIVAELGATLVQIGKVSKVSVVGAGMRTVSGVAEKMFNALAAEGINLKMVTTGDIKISVLIEEDAADLVLEPGDAPTEKVKKSHEDAKKAIIGRRALRAVHAAFGLAKPRKGAGDNTPAIGYKPRSAPLVEAAAKDRESAVARLDGMEDVLVSGVHLNTDQSRITIFDLPDVPGNCARVFNAVASGGTLVDMIVQNMTAPGRAELSFTVPKVDLAHALQRTQDVVRALDSVARVVGDADVAVLYVLGVGMRTHTGVARNMFGALAQKGINIRMINTSEVCIGVVVESARGDEALACLKAVFRVK